One stretch of Pradoshia sp. D12 DNA includes these proteins:
- a CDS encoding FMN-dependent NADH-azoreductase: protein MTKILFVKVNDRPADQAVSVQMYNAFLHAYKEANPTDQITELDLFQVELPYYGNAAITALYKNNQGIELTEEETKYVNLANQYIDQFLSMDKIVFAFPLWNSTVPAPLITYISYLAQAGKMFKYTAEGPIGYAADKKVALLSARGSDYSAIPGAEMAVNLVKSAISLWGITNPEVMVIEGHNQYPDRTVEIVAEGLEKTAKLAARF, encoded by the coding sequence ATGACTAAAATTTTATTTGTTAAAGTAAACGATCGACCGGCAGACCAAGCTGTTTCTGTTCAAATGTACAATGCATTTTTACATGCATATAAAGAAGCAAATCCAACTGATCAAATTACAGAGCTGGATTTATTCCAAGTAGAACTCCCTTACTATGGAAATGCGGCGATTACCGCTCTTTATAAAAACAATCAAGGAATCGAATTAACAGAAGAAGAAACTAAATATGTTAATTTAGCAAATCAATATATCGATCAATTCTTATCCATGGATAAAATTGTTTTTGCCTTCCCTCTTTGGAATTCAACTGTTCCTGCGCCATTAATTACGTATATTTCGTATTTGGCTCAAGCCGGAAAAATGTTTAAGTATACTGCTGAAGGTCCGATAGGATATGCAGCTGATAAAAAGGTAGCACTATTGTCTGCAAGAGGTTCTGATTACTCAGCTATACCAGGAGCGGAAATGGCAGTTAATTTAGTTAAATCTGCTATTAGCCTTTGGGGAATTACTAACCCAGAAGTTATGGTTATTGAAGGACATAATCAATACCCAGACCGTACGGTTGAAATTGTTGCAGAAGGGCTTGAGAAAACAGCTAAACTTGCTGCCCGCTTCTAA
- a CDS encoding EamA family transporter, translating to MSILLALLAALFAALTSILAKIGINNVNSNLATAIRTFVVLIMAYAVVRITGQWDELYTIHPKAWIFIILSGITTGLSWLCFFKAIQIGDVSKVVPIDKSSVIITIILSFIILQEPLTPLVIAGGVVITIGTFILIGKREKKKKEGYLQSYIFLAVLSAVFAALTSILAKIGIEDVDSNVATFIRTVVILIFAWSIVFFQRTQKDLKTISNRSYVFLILSGIATGLSWLCYFAAIQIGKVSIVAPIDKFSVVITMVLSFIILKEKPNKNTIIGGIAITIGTILLIF from the coding sequence ATGAGCATACTGTTAGCTTTACTGGCTGCTTTATTTGCAGCATTAACGTCAATATTAGCAAAAATCGGGATTAATAATGTGAATTCAAATTTGGCCACTGCGATTCGAACGTTTGTAGTCCTAATTATGGCTTATGCCGTTGTTCGAATAACCGGGCAATGGGATGAGCTGTATACTATCCATCCTAAGGCATGGATTTTCATTATCTTATCAGGTATAACCACTGGCCTATCGTGGCTATGTTTTTTTAAGGCCATACAAATTGGTGATGTATCAAAAGTAGTTCCTATTGATAAATCAAGCGTCATAATTACAATTATTTTATCCTTTATCATCCTTCAGGAACCGTTGACTCCGTTAGTGATTGCAGGAGGGGTCGTTATTACGATTGGTACTTTTATTCTTATCGGTAAGAGAGAAAAAAAGAAGAAAGAAGGCTATCTTCAGTCGTATATTTTCCTGGCTGTCTTATCAGCCGTTTTTGCAGCACTAACCAGTATATTGGCGAAAATCGGTATCGAGGATGTCGATTCAAATGTCGCCACCTTCATTCGTACTGTAGTGATCTTAATTTTTGCCTGGAGCATTGTATTTTTCCAAAGAACGCAAAAAGATCTTAAAACGATCTCTAATAGGTCCTATGTCTTTTTAATCCTATCGGGTATCGCAACTGGCTTATCTTGGTTGTGCTACTTTGCTGCCATTCAAATCGGAAAGGTGTCTATCGTAGCTCCCATCGATAAATTCAGCGTAGTCATTACAATGGTGTTAAGCTTTATTATTTTAAAAGAAAAACCTAATAAAAATACGATTATTGGTGGTATTGCGATTACAATTGGTACTATTCTGCTTATTTTTTAA
- a CDS encoding FAD-dependent oxidoreductase, translated as MNQLPNQSSSYWTKFMQNQEELKFNKLQNDLETDVVIVGAGIVGILTAYQLVSKGVKVALVEASEVMNGTTGHTTAKITAQHGLIYDKLINSVGEEKAKLYYQANMDGLEFIHSLYKEEEIDCDYEEQEAILYAETEKFEKKIKSEFESYQKLGIPGKLVEHLPLPYPIKNAIIMPNQAQFHPVKYLGHILNLIIKKGGQVFEQSPVEAIEDDDKGPVQVKVKNGHTIYCNKVVIASHYPFYDMQGLYFSRLSPKRSYIVAAEIKEDLPDGMYISAEQPTRSIRHTKDGDKTLVLFGGESHKTGQSENPFKHYEALKDFAEKYYTVNDLPYRWSAQDLETLDYVPYIGPYSSMKDHIFVATGFGKWGMSNGAVAALILSDLVRGKENPYFDLFTPTRSETHIQSAGKFIKENINVAKELIKGKLADKDISPDELKPDEGSIVTFNGKRAGAYRDHTGNVCVVDTTCTHMGCEVKWNNGERSWDCPCHGSRFAPNGEVIEGPAVKPLERLN; from the coding sequence ATGAATCAATTACCTAATCAATCGAGTTCATATTGGACGAAGTTCATGCAGAATCAAGAAGAACTGAAATTTAATAAGCTACAAAATGATTTAGAAACAGATGTTGTTATAGTTGGAGCTGGAATAGTCGGTATTTTAACGGCTTATCAATTGGTCAGCAAAGGAGTAAAGGTTGCATTAGTTGAGGCAAGCGAAGTGATGAATGGGACAACAGGCCATACAACAGCAAAAATAACCGCCCAGCATGGATTAATTTATGACAAATTAATTAATTCGGTAGGTGAAGAAAAAGCGAAACTATACTATCAGGCAAATATGGATGGCCTTGAATTTATCCATTCTCTCTACAAAGAAGAAGAGATCGATTGTGATTATGAAGAACAGGAAGCCATCCTTTACGCAGAGACTGAAAAATTTGAAAAGAAAATCAAGTCAGAGTTCGAATCTTATCAAAAACTGGGCATTCCAGGTAAACTTGTCGAACACCTGCCTTTGCCTTATCCAATCAAAAATGCCATTATTATGCCTAATCAAGCACAATTTCATCCAGTTAAATACTTAGGCCATATTTTAAACCTGATTATAAAAAAAGGCGGACAAGTATTTGAACAATCGCCAGTAGAAGCTATTGAAGATGACGATAAAGGACCTGTTCAAGTTAAAGTGAAGAATGGACATACCATTTATTGCAATAAAGTTGTGATTGCTTCCCACTATCCATTCTATGATATGCAGGGACTGTACTTCTCTCGCCTGAGCCCGAAACGCTCTTACATTGTTGCCGCTGAAATCAAGGAAGACCTACCAGATGGAATGTACATTAGCGCCGAGCAGCCTACCCGCTCAATCCGCCATACAAAAGACGGGGATAAAACCCTGGTATTATTTGGAGGAGAAAGTCATAAAACCGGTCAAAGCGAAAATCCATTTAAGCATTATGAAGCACTAAAGGATTTTGCCGAAAAGTATTACACAGTTAATGACCTTCCATACAGATGGTCAGCACAGGATTTAGAAACATTGGATTATGTCCCTTATATTGGTCCATATTCTTCTATGAAGGATCATATTTTTGTTGCAACTGGTTTTGGGAAATGGGGAATGTCGAACGGAGCTGTCGCTGCTCTAATTTTAAGTGATTTAGTACGTGGAAAAGAAAATCCATATTTTGATCTGTTTACCCCCACTCGTTCAGAAACACATATACAATCTGCCGGTAAATTCATAAAAGAAAATATAAATGTAGCAAAAGAATTAATTAAAGGAAAACTTGCTGATAAAGATATCAGTCCAGATGAACTTAAACCCGATGAAGGCAGTATCGTTACCTTTAATGGTAAAAGAGCCGGTGCCTATCGCGACCATACAGGTAACGTTTGTGTAGTAGATACTACCTGTACCCATATGGGGTGTGAAGTGAAATGGAATAATGGAGAACGTTCCTGGGATTGCCCATGTCATGGATCCCGCTTTGCACCTAACGGGGAAGTCATCGAAGGCCCAGCAGTTAAACCGTTGGAACGTTTGAATTAA
- a CDS encoding DUF2243 domain-containing protein, which produces MRSQTKKKLLVIGSFLLGFGFMGAMDGIIFHQLLQWHSVVMETSRSGQIMSDGIFHFAVTIALVAGGFILWLAGNPSDQKQGVKQIISWFLIGSGLFNMLEGIVNHHILQIHRVKPGDPNALFYDIAFLIVGAILFLIGLYLKNSASRHKGGEEIHV; this is translated from the coding sequence TTGAGGAGTCAAACTAAAAAGAAATTATTAGTAATAGGAAGCTTTCTGTTGGGATTCGGCTTTATGGGTGCTATGGATGGGATTATTTTTCATCAGCTTTTACAATGGCATAGTGTCGTGATGGAAACGAGTCGCTCAGGTCAAATCATGAGTGATGGGATTTTTCATTTTGCGGTGACGATTGCTTTGGTGGCAGGGGGCTTTATTTTATGGCTTGCTGGTAACCCATCAGACCAAAAGCAGGGTGTCAAACAGATTATTAGTTGGTTTTTAATTGGCTCAGGTTTATTCAATATGTTGGAAGGGATTGTTAATCATCATATCCTGCAGATTCATAGGGTAAAACCAGGTGATCCCAATGCTTTATTCTATGATATAGCGTTTCTGATAGTTGGAGCTATTTTATTTTTGATTGGTTTGTATTTGAAAAATAGTGCGTCCAGGCATAAGGGTGGCGAAGAGATTCATGTATAG